In one window of Poriferisphaera corsica DNA:
- the hisB gene encoding imidazoleglycerol-phosphate dehydratase HisB → MSNRTALIERKTNETEIKLDLDLDDSGYEMNTGVGFFDHMLDHIARHGQIALSITAKGDLHVDDHHTVEDVGIVLGQAIDKALGDKRGIERYGSSDVCMDESLARVALDLSGRPAFVFHVDFKGHGKIGTFDVQLVKEFFNAVVNNAKMNLHIEVPWGENNHHISEAVFKAFGRALRQAIAVTGDQIPSTKGSL, encoded by the coding sequence ATGAGCAACCGCACCGCACTAATTGAACGAAAAACAAACGAGACCGAGATCAAGCTCGACCTTGATCTCGACGACTCCGGCTACGAAATGAATACAGGTGTCGGTTTCTTTGACCATATGCTCGATCACATCGCCCGCCATGGCCAAATTGCCCTCAGCATTACCGCAAAAGGTGATCTTCACGTCGATGACCATCACACCGTCGAAGATGTCGGAATCGTCCTCGGTCAAGCCATCGACAAAGCACTCGGTGATAAAAGGGGTATCGAACGCTACGGTTCCTCTGATGTCTGCATGGATGAATCTCTTGCCCGTGTTGCTCTCGACCTTTCAGGCCGCCCTGCGTTTGTCTTCCACGTTGATTTCAAAGGTCATGGCAAAATCGGCACGTTCGACGTACAACTCGTCAAAGAGTTTTTCAATGCCGTCGTCAATAACGCCAAAATGAATCTCCACATTGAAGTCCCTTGGGGTGAGAATAACCACCATATCTCCGAGGCCGTTTTCAAAGCCTTTGGCCGCGCTCTACGCCAAGCCATTGCGGTGACCGGAGACCAAATCCCCAGCACTAAAGGCTCACTCTAA
- the hisC gene encoding histidinol-phosphate transaminase translates to MSYERDNIRRLSAYTPGEQPKAADIIKLNTNENPYPPVKSIMDALSSIQGEHLRKYPPATAIEFREATAKVHSVQPDQVIATNGSDELLRLAITCYCEPNSDSKKKGALGLTDPTYSLYNVLADIHDALIVSIDLDDQYQMPTDLAEQWNRAGCTLAMIVNPHAPSGRVYEIDQLKMIATAFNGILIIDEAYADFADFNALDLVRENSGLNNVLISRTFSKGYSLAGLRFGYGIAPASIIDTLNKAKDSYNTDFISQKLATAAILAHDDVAKTWDLVKSERSRVENKLIGMGYHVFPSQTNFLLAIPPKDAPQAEAIYRQLAEQHIYIRHFSMANMRDKIRISIGTPEQNDTLLQAMKELK, encoded by the coding sequence ATGAGTTATGAACGAGATAATATCAGACGCTTGAGTGCATACACGCCGGGTGAGCAGCCTAAGGCCGCGGATATCATCAAGCTCAACACCAACGAAAACCCATATCCGCCCGTAAAGAGCATTATGGATGCATTGTCGTCCATTCAGGGCGAGCATCTGCGGAAATACCCCCCAGCCACCGCGATTGAGTTCCGAGAAGCAACCGCAAAAGTCCATAGCGTCCAACCCGATCAGGTCATCGCAACAAATGGCAGCGACGAACTACTACGCCTCGCGATCACCTGCTACTGTGAGCCTAATAGCGATTCAAAGAAAAAAGGCGCTCTTGGACTCACTGACCCCACCTACTCGCTCTATAACGTTCTCGCGGACATTCATGACGCCCTAATTGTCTCTATCGACCTCGATGACCAATATCAGATGCCTACTGATTTGGCGGAGCAGTGGAATCGAGCAGGCTGTACATTAGCCATGATCGTAAATCCCCACGCCCCATCAGGCCGTGTGTATGAAATCGATCAACTCAAAATGATCGCCACAGCTTTCAACGGCATCCTCATTATTGACGAAGCCTATGCCGATTTTGCCGATTTCAATGCGCTCGACCTCGTTCGTGAAAACTCTGGCCTCAACAACGTCCTTATCTCACGAACATTCAGCAAAGGCTACTCACTCGCCGGCCTCCGTTTCGGATATGGCATCGCCCCTGCCAGCATCATTGACACACTAAATAAGGCCAAAGACAGCTATAACACCGATTTTATCTCTCAAAAACTCGCGACCGCAGCCATTTTGGCACACGATGATGTCGCAAAAACATGGGATTTAGTAAAATCAGAGCGGTCACGTGTCGAAAATAAACTCATTGGCATGGGTTACCACGTATTCCCCAGTCAAACCAACTTCCTGCTCGCCATCCCACCCAAAGATGCACCGCAGGCGGAGGCAATCTACCGGCAGCTTGCCGAACAGCACATATACATTCGGCACTTCAGCATGGCCAATATGCGTGATAAGATCCGCATCTCAATCGGCACGCCAGAGCAAAACGACACTCTCCTCCAAGCAATGAAAGAACTCAAATGA
- a CDS encoding RidA family protein, whose amino-acid sequence MNIKEKLAELGYELPAPPKAVAAYVPWQISGNTLTLSGQIPMKDGQLTATGQIPSRCSLEDAQAAAAQCAVNGLAAIAGALDNDWNRLVKIVRLGVFVSSDANFSEQHLVANGASELLAKALGDKGIHARSAVGVSALPLDAAVEVEFTVEIK is encoded by the coding sequence ATGAATATCAAAGAAAAACTCGCCGAACTCGGCTACGAACTACCTGCCCCTCCCAAAGCTGTTGCCGCTTACGTCCCATGGCAGATCTCTGGCAACACACTCACCCTCAGCGGCCAAATCCCCATGAAAGACGGCCAGCTCACCGCAACAGGACAAATCCCCTCTCGATGCTCACTCGAAGACGCACAAGCAGCAGCAGCTCAATGTGCCGTTAACGGCCTCGCCGCAATTGCAGGCGCACTCGATAACGATTGGAATCGCCTCGTCAAAATCGTAAGACTTGGCGTTTTCGTCAGCTCTGACGCCAACTTCTCCGAGCAACATCTCGTTGCCAATGGCGCCTCAGAACTCCTCGCAAAAGCTCTCGGCGACAAGGGCATTCACGCTCGATCAGCCGTCGGCGTCTCCGCACTACCGCTCGATGCAGCAGTCGAAGTCGAATTTACTGTTGAAATCAAATAA
- a CDS encoding response regulator: MLEDEQLRLEGRKILIVDDDYEVRAAIDNALQAEGALTQSCGDGNSAVRICEVDPPELVILDMMLPKRSGFLVLEKIKRFENAPRVVMVTANEGRRHQQYAEALGVDGYMLKPVRLERLITLAQELIDAMPPREPVADFDDDADYEADEE; the protein is encoded by the coding sequence ATGCTCGAAGATGAACAACTAAGACTCGAAGGACGCAAGATCCTCATCGTCGATGATGACTACGAAGTCCGCGCAGCCATCGACAACGCACTCCAAGCCGAAGGCGCTCTCACGCAATCCTGTGGCGACGGCAACTCCGCCGTTAGAATCTGCGAAGTCGATCCGCCAGAACTCGTCATTCTCGACATGATGCTTCCCAAACGCTCCGGCTTCCTCGTTCTCGAAAAAATCAAACGCTTCGAAAACGCACCTCGCGTTGTCATGGTCACCGCCAACGAAGGCCGCCGCCATCAACAGTACGCAGAAGCGCTTGGCGTTGACGGCTACATGCTTAAGCCTGTCCGCCTCGAACGCCTCATCACCCTCGCTCAGGAACTCATTGACGCAATGCCGCCAAGAGAACCTGTCGCCGACTTTGATGACGACGCAGACTACGAAGCAGACGAAGAATAA
- a CDS encoding LacI family DNA-binding transcriptional regulator, which produces MNGQSLKDLVPRRDQPLHQYVKDTVLAAIESAHFKPGERINSTQELSRLLEVSVVTVHRALQELVSAGILDRRQGLGTFIVDQNERERQLKQLLRIGVVIRSQAMIGDHYHGQLLEGMRQAANNHRVEVALLHYESDMSNPCHAYIHINPMQNEVAYFNSRLPKEAPGIVLAANTEMKNIASVGVDNVDLGRQAVEHLYQLGHRKIAYVGGPLILSDNYDRHAGYIQTCKKLGLGTSGDHILLSQSNILSQTEKTQLSTMFASSNRPTAIFASGFYFALNAYEVANKLHLSVPEKISVIGVDDPRSAMYLLPPLTTMKQPLIETGHAALSLLVEYLRGETLQLQNQTLRSELVIRQSTSAPQ; this is translated from the coding sequence ATGAACGGTCAATCACTCAAAGATTTAGTACCCCGCAGGGATCAACCTCTTCACCAATACGTCAAAGACACGGTTCTTGCCGCAATCGAGTCTGCTCACTTCAAACCTGGCGAACGTATCAACAGCACTCAGGAGCTTTCTCGCCTTCTTGAAGTCTCCGTTGTTACGGTTCACCGCGCTTTACAAGAACTCGTCAGCGCCGGTATCCTCGACCGCCGCCAAGGCCTCGGCACATTCATCGTCGATCAAAATGAACGTGAACGACAACTCAAGCAACTCCTTCGTATAGGTGTTGTCATCCGCTCGCAAGCCATGATTGGTGACCACTATCACGGCCAACTTCTCGAAGGCATGCGTCAAGCCGCCAATAACCACCGTGTCGAAGTCGCATTACTTCATTACGAATCCGACATGTCCAACCCATGCCACGCTTACATCCATATCAACCCAATGCAAAATGAAGTCGCTTACTTCAACTCTCGACTCCCCAAAGAGGCACCCGGCATTGTTCTCGCGGCTAACACCGAAATGAAAAACATCGCCTCCGTCGGCGTCGACAACGTTGATCTCGGCAGGCAAGCAGTCGAGCACCTCTACCAACTTGGCCACCGAAAAATCGCCTATGTCGGCGGACCTCTCATCCTCTCTGACAACTATGACCGCCACGCCGGCTACATTCAAACTTGTAAAAAACTCGGCCTTGGTACATCCGGCGACCACATCCTTCTCTCGCAAAGCAATATCCTCAGCCAAACAGAAAAAACGCAGCTCAGCACAATGTTCGCCTCAAGTAACCGCCCCACAGCGATTTTCGCCTCCGGCTTCTACTTCGCACTCAACGCCTATGAGGTAGCGAACAAGCTCCACCTCTCAGTCCCTGAGAAAATCTCCGTCATCGGGGTCGACGACCCACGCAGCGCAATGTATCTCCTCCCCCCCCTCACCACCATGAAGCAGCCACTCATCGAGACCGGCCACGCCGCCCTCTCTCTACTCGTCGAATACCTCCGTGGCGAAACCCTCCAACTCCAAAATCAAACGCTACGCTCAGAACTTGTCATCCGACAATCAACCTCAGCCCCCCAATAA
- the surE gene encoding 5'/3'-nucleotidase SurE: MRILLTNDDGIEAPGLIALYNAIKDLGDILVVAPATVQSATSHAVTFHKPVPVEHKTYPDFTGYAVHGRPADCVKLAVEAISDKPIDLVISGMNAGANIGINVIYSGTVAAAREAAFEGIPAIAVSLHIGDFDNIRWEQAAIHAREAIKLVIDGPRDAHSVININIPILDSGDPPVGIKAVPISHAPMITRYKSDSDPDGHETYAVHNAMEFSRIDPDTDVDAIFQRYTTITPLHFELTHLKQLNHWQAHIAAHKSGIPSRIG, translated from the coding sequence ATGCGGATTCTGCTCACCAATGACGATGGCATCGAAGCACCAGGTCTGATCGCGCTCTACAACGCCATCAAAGACCTTGGCGATATCCTCGTTGTGGCTCCTGCCACCGTGCAATCTGCCACGAGCCACGCTGTCACATTCCACAAGCCTGTCCCCGTCGAACACAAAACCTACCCTGACTTCACTGGCTACGCCGTTCACGGCCGCCCCGCTGACTGCGTCAAACTCGCCGTCGAAGCCATCTCAGACAAACCCATTGATCTTGTCATCTCAGGCATGAACGCCGGCGCCAACATCGGCATCAACGTCATCTACTCAGGGACAGTTGCCGCCGCACGCGAAGCTGCATTCGAAGGCATACCCGCGATTGCAGTCTCACTGCATATCGGTGACTTTGATAACATCCGCTGGGAACAAGCCGCAATACATGCTCGTGAAGCCATCAAACTCGTCATCGACGGCCCTCGCGACGCTCACTCGGTCATCAACATCAACATCCCAATACTCGACTCCGGCGATCCTCCTGTCGGCATTAAAGCCGTTCCCATTTCTCACGCCCCCATGATCACTCGCTATAAATCTGACTCAGATCCCGATGGCCACGAAACATACGCCGTACATAATGCTATGGAATTCAGCCGAATCGACCCCGACACTGATGTTGATGCGATCTTCCAACGATACACCACCATCACTCCGCTGCACTTTGAATTGACTCATCTGAAACAGCTCAACCATTGGCAAGCACACATCGCAGCACATAAGTCTGGTATACCATCTAGAATCGGCTAG
- a CDS encoding heavy metal translocating P-type ATPase, with amino-acid sequence MVFHKGMQYHSGHDRGGGVSGGGVCCGDHDHAGVAGHGGWLGENSELIYAIASGVCLVVGALLWWLTGLPEWVGLVWVLGAYYFGGWYTLKEAIESVSGGRFEIDFLMLVAAGGAAYLGEYGDGAFLLFLFSLGHALEHYAMGRAKRAIESLAELTPTFARVIRDGQEVEVGIEEIVVGDLVKVRPDERIAVDGVVVEGGSEVDQAAVTGESVPVEKVAYEVDGGERSSRVIEMIDRVGKESLVFAGTINGRGSMSVVVSKAAGDSTLSRLIRMVKEAQGKRSRTELLTAGFERVYVPCVIGFVVMLLFAWVVIDEGFDVSLYRAIAVLVGASPCALAIATPSAVLSGIARGARGGILIKGGGALEALGEVDVVAYDKTGTLTKGEPRLVDVVSCEGVSERELLSVAMGVEKESGHPLAMAVVEGANHRLDGGDGVEVEEAESVTGFGVKGVIDGEAVMVGKLGMFEEVGGEAKAEVEREVGRLSDGGRTTMVVKKGERYLGVLGVMDEAREEAKVVVAMMREMGVKRQVMLTGDHERVAEAVGQAVGVDEVMGGLLPEDKVGAVERLGTGGEVVAMVGDGVNDAPAMARSGVGIAMGAAGSDVALETAEVALMSDRLGGLPTAVGLGRKAKVIVRENLWISLGMVGILIPAAMSGLEIGPVVVLHEGSTVVVVFNALRLLGYGKGE; translated from the coding sequence GATGGTTGGGTGAGAATTCGGAGTTGATCTATGCGATAGCGTCTGGAGTGTGTTTGGTGGTGGGAGCGCTGCTATGGTGGCTGACTGGATTGCCAGAATGGGTGGGGTTGGTGTGGGTGCTGGGAGCTTATTATTTTGGTGGATGGTATACGCTGAAAGAAGCGATTGAAAGTGTGAGCGGCGGGCGGTTTGAGATTGATTTTTTGATGCTGGTGGCGGCGGGGGGGGCGGCGTATTTGGGTGAATATGGGGATGGTGCATTTTTACTTTTTTTGTTTAGTTTGGGGCATGCACTTGAACATTATGCGATGGGGCGGGCTAAGCGTGCGATAGAAAGTTTGGCTGAGCTTACGCCGACGTTTGCGCGGGTGATCCGAGATGGTCAAGAAGTCGAGGTGGGTATTGAAGAGATTGTGGTGGGGGATTTGGTGAAGGTCAGACCGGACGAGCGGATCGCGGTTGATGGGGTTGTCGTGGAGGGGGGGAGTGAGGTTGATCAGGCTGCGGTGACGGGAGAGAGCGTGCCGGTTGAGAAGGTTGCTTATGAGGTGGATGGTGGTGAACGTTCCAGTCGTGTGATTGAGATGATTGATCGGGTTGGGAAGGAGAGTTTGGTTTTTGCGGGGACGATTAATGGTCGCGGGTCGATGTCGGTTGTTGTGAGTAAGGCGGCGGGAGATTCAACGTTGTCTCGGCTGATTAGAATGGTGAAAGAGGCTCAAGGGAAGCGATCGAGAACTGAGTTGCTGACTGCGGGGTTTGAGCGTGTGTACGTGCCGTGTGTGATCGGGTTTGTGGTGATGCTGTTGTTTGCATGGGTGGTGATTGATGAGGGGTTTGATGTGAGTTTGTATCGAGCGATTGCGGTGCTGGTGGGAGCGAGTCCGTGCGCGTTAGCGATTGCTACGCCGAGTGCGGTGTTGTCTGGAATTGCAAGGGGGGCGCGAGGTGGGATACTGATAAAAGGTGGTGGAGCACTTGAGGCGTTGGGTGAGGTGGATGTGGTTGCGTATGACAAGACGGGGACGTTAACGAAGGGTGAGCCTCGGCTGGTGGATGTGGTGAGTTGTGAAGGTGTGAGTGAGCGAGAACTCTTATCGGTGGCAATGGGCGTTGAGAAAGAGAGCGGCCATCCGCTGGCGATGGCTGTTGTTGAAGGGGCTAATCATCGATTAGATGGTGGCGATGGCGTAGAGGTGGAAGAGGCGGAGAGTGTGACAGGTTTTGGGGTGAAGGGTGTAATTGATGGTGAAGCTGTGATGGTTGGCAAGCTGGGAATGTTTGAGGAGGTAGGCGGCGAGGCTAAGGCGGAGGTAGAGCGTGAGGTTGGGCGGCTGAGTGACGGAGGGCGAACAACGATGGTGGTGAAGAAGGGGGAGCGATATTTGGGTGTGCTTGGTGTGATGGATGAGGCCCGTGAGGAGGCTAAGGTGGTTGTAGCGATGATGAGGGAGATGGGCGTTAAACGGCAGGTGATGTTGACGGGGGATCATGAGCGGGTGGCTGAGGCAGTGGGGCAAGCGGTAGGGGTTGATGAAGTGATGGGGGGGCTGCTTCCAGAGGATAAGGTGGGAGCCGTGGAGCGATTGGGGACGGGGGGAGAGGTTGTGGCAATGGTGGGTGATGGTGTGAATGATGCGCCTGCGATGGCAAGGTCAGGGGTTGGGATTGCGATGGGAGCGGCGGGGAGTGATGTGGCGTTAGAGACGGCGGAGGTGGCACTGATGTCAGATCGTTTGGGAGGGTTGCCGACGGCTGTAGGGCTGGGGCGGAAAGCAAAGGTGATCGTGCGAGAGAACTTATGGATTAGTTTGGGAATGGTGGGGATATTAATTCCGGCGGCCATGTCGGGCTTGGAGATTGGGCCGGTGGTTGTGCTGCATGAAGGGTCGACGGTGGTGGTGGTGTTTAATGCTCTAAGGTTGTTGGGGTATGGGAAGGGTGAGTAG
- the holA gene encoding DNA polymerase III subunit delta, with amino-acid sequence MAKKKATSKPAATVDASTRILVLHGPDEMQKREHLTTLRNALAKQHGEVETFNFDSRTATLADVFDELRAYSLMMTYKIVIVEDADQFVKSHRDALERYADAPVDHATLILRANTWHRGNLDKKITPIGAIIKCEPATQAQAIQWAVKHCKKQYKTEIDRPAAQLLVERLGPDLLMLDTELGKLSLMTSSPDQPITAQLVEQTTQKGSDEEAWAIQEAILDGIVNNTPGKSIEMLHELIDLSGKPDVLVMYFVADLMRKFANARSMKLAKIPDATIAKQLKLWGPRQQKFFRALSILGSKPGAIATVFDNAVQMDKRSKSGLGNALSNLETFTFKLGAL; translated from the coding sequence ATGGCAAAGAAAAAAGCTACATCCAAACCCGCCGCAACTGTTGACGCTTCAACGCGCATACTCGTCCTACATGGCCCTGATGAGATGCAAAAGCGCGAGCACCTCACCACTCTCCGCAATGCCCTTGCCAAGCAACATGGTGAAGTTGAGACATTCAACTTCGATTCCCGCACTGCCACACTCGCTGACGTTTTCGACGAACTTCGCGCCTATTCGCTCATGATGACCTACAAAATCGTCATCGTCGAGGATGCAGATCAATTCGTAAAATCTCACCGCGACGCACTCGAACGCTACGCCGACGCTCCCGTTGATCACGCCACCCTCATTCTCCGCGCCAATACATGGCACCGAGGTAATCTCGATAAGAAAATTACCCCAATCGGCGCCATTATCAAATGCGAACCGGCCACCCAAGCCCAAGCCATCCAATGGGCCGTGAAACACTGCAAAAAACAGTACAAAACCGAAATCGATCGCCCCGCCGCTCAACTCCTCGTTGAGCGTCTCGGCCCAGACCTGCTCATGCTCGACACAGAGCTCGGCAAACTCTCACTCATGACCTCATCCCCCGACCAACCCATCACCGCCCAACTCGTTGAACAAACGACCCAAAAAGGTTCTGACGAAGAAGCTTGGGCCATTCAGGAAGCGATCCTCGACGGGATCGTCAACAATACCCCTGGCAAATCCATCGAAATGCTCCACGAACTCATCGATCTCTCAGGGAAGCCTGATGTTCTGGTCATGTATTTCGTTGCTGATCTGATGCGAAAATTCGCCAATGCGCGTTCCATGAAGCTCGCTAAAATCCCCGATGCCACCATCGCCAAACAACTCAAACTCTGGGGTCCTCGCCAACAAAAATTTTTCCGCGCACTCTCCATCCTCGGCTCAAAGCCCGGTGCGATCGCGACTGTCTTCGACAACGCCGTTCAAATGGACAAACGCTCAAAGTCTGGCCTTGGCAATGCTCTCAGCAACCTCGAAACTTTTACCTTCAAGCTCGGTGCCCTCTAA
- a CDS encoding lysophospholipid acyltransferase family protein, with translation MARNQSKFTNWYQYMAARLAAMGLTMFDADRNLRTATELSKYFYLIDKRHRERARNSIAIAFPDWSPEQVDHVTRESFQHFLRLALEVIHTPREIQHDTWADRITVRNMGPTLEILNARQPAIMLTGHIGNWEVLGYYLAMLGYDIDAIARPIDNPLINDWLLGIREAKGMRIITKFDATERMLQVLNAGGTLGFIADQNAGDKGLFVPFFGRLASTYKSIGLLAMNQNIPVICGYAHRDTPGFSFEMGVVDTIYPEDWANQPDPLYYITARYSRALETMVRMRPAQYLWMHRRWKSRPRHERLGKPLPKALQRNIESLPWMTPKEMEILKHPPVSNPA, from the coding sequence ATGGCACGTAACCAAAGCAAATTCACTAACTGGTATCAATACATGGCCGCTCGCCTCGCCGCCATGGGACTCACCATGTTTGATGCCGATCGCAACCTACGTACTGCCACTGAACTCTCAAAGTACTTCTATCTCATCGACAAACGCCACAGAGAGCGTGCTCGTAACTCCATCGCCATCGCTTTCCCAGACTGGTCCCCCGAACAAGTCGACCATGTCACCCGCGAGTCATTTCAACATTTCCTCCGCCTTGCGCTTGAGGTTATCCACACCCCGCGTGAAATTCAGCACGATACCTGGGCCGATCGAATCACCGTCCGCAACATGGGCCCAACACTCGAAATCCTCAATGCACGCCAGCCCGCCATCATGCTTACCGGGCACATAGGCAACTGGGAAGTCCTCGGATACTACCTAGCCATGCTTGGCTACGACATTGATGCCATTGCCCGTCCCATCGACAATCCCCTCATCAACGATTGGCTCCTCGGCATCCGTGAGGCCAAAGGCATGCGAATTATCACCAAATTCGATGCCACCGAACGAATGCTGCAAGTCCTCAATGCCGGTGGCACACTCGGCTTTATCGCCGATCAAAACGCAGGTGACAAAGGCCTATTCGTCCCATTCTTCGGCCGACTCGCCTCCACATACAAATCCATCGGCCTCCTTGCCATGAACCAGAACATCCCAGTCATCTGCGGCTACGCCCACCGAGATACCCCCGGTTTTTCCTTCGAAATGGGCGTCGTCGACACGATCTACCCCGAAGATTGGGCCAATCAACCCGATCCCTTATACTACATCACCGCACGATACTCACGCGCACTCGAAACCATGGTCCGCATGCGACCTGCTCAATACCTCTGGATGCACCGCCGATGGAAATCTCGCCCTAGGCACGAACGCCTCGGCAAGCCCCTACCCAAAGCCCTACAGCGCAACATCGAATCCCTCCCATGGATGACCCCCAAGGAAATGGAAATCCTAAAACACCCCCCCGTTTCCAACCCTGCCTGA
- the mgtE gene encoding magnesium transporter, with protein sequence MPEQSKPSITDPKLEPIEQLEAILSTSDNHKLESFVYEIPSGEMARTISLLDEEDQKSLLTRLPADAAAWIVEELSHQQAADIIEELHPDDAADIIDELPSDEQADIIGELDDDDAEAIIEKMEPEEAEDVRLLSKYDSDTAGGLMVTEFLTFLGDTTVGDMADNIRQNAEEYHEYDVQYLYVVNPQEELLGVVRMRDMVMCRPEVKVKDIMMSSPKFVHVNDHLDFLEDFFDAIFFNAVPVLDEQNKMVGVLKRADMEEALGDRSERQLLRLGGIIAGDEMRTMPTFPRAARRLAFLGPNIFLNLIAAGVLIYYQNTISQIVALVVFMPMISDMCGCSGNQAVAVSMRELALGLVRPTDIWRTVIKEAAVGIINGLILGILIGLLAWGVGSFDLGPLQGQPNIAPMLGLVVALAFFFNCIIAVIIGGTVPLVLKGLKMDPAMASGPILTTITDVCGFALIFGLATWLIIP encoded by the coding sequence ATGCCAGAGCAATCAAAGCCATCCATCACAGATCCTAAACTCGAGCCTATCGAACAGCTCGAAGCGATTCTTTCGACCTCGGATAACCACAAACTCGAATCTTTCGTCTACGAAATCCCCTCCGGCGAAATGGCCCGTACCATCTCGCTACTTGATGAAGAGGATCAGAAAAGCCTCCTCACTCGGCTCCCCGCCGACGCCGCCGCCTGGATCGTCGAAGAACTCTCTCACCAACAAGCCGCCGACATTATCGAGGAACTCCACCCCGATGACGCAGCCGATATTATCGACGAACTACCGTCCGACGAACAGGCCGACATCATCGGCGAACTCGACGACGATGACGCCGAAGCCATTATTGAAAAAATGGAGCCTGAGGAAGCCGAAGATGTCAGGCTTCTATCCAAATACGACAGCGATACCGCTGGCGGCCTCATGGTCACCGAATTCCTCACCTTCCTCGGCGACACCACCGTCGGCGATATGGCCGACAATATCCGTCAAAATGCAGAAGAATATCACGAATACGACGTCCAATACCTCTATGTCGTGAACCCGCAGGAAGAACTCCTTGGCGTTGTTCGCATGCGTGACATGGTCATGTGTCGCCCCGAAGTCAAAGTCAAAGACATCATGATGTCCTCCCCAAAATTTGTTCACGTCAACGACCACCTCGACTTCCTCGAAGACTTCTTCGACGCCATCTTTTTTAACGCCGTTCCCGTACTCGACGAGCAAAACAAAATGGTCGGCGTCCTAAAGCGCGCCGACATGGAAGAAGCACTTGGCGACCGTTCTGAACGCCAACTCCTCCGACTCGGCGGCATCATCGCTGGCGACGAAATGCGTACCATGCCCACATTCCCGCGCGCCGCTCGCCGCCTCGCTTTTCTTGGCCCAAACATTTTCCTCAACCTCATCGCTGCTGGTGTTTTAATCTATTACCAAAATACGATTTCACAGATCGTCGCACTCGTTGTTTTCATGCCCATGATCTCCGACATGTGCGGCTGCTCAGGCAACCAAGCTGTTGCCGTCTCTATGCGCGAGTTAGCACTCGGCCTTGTCCGCCCAACCGACATCTGGCGAACTGTTATCAAGGAAGCTGCGGTCGGCATCATCAATGGCTTGATCCTTGGAATACTGATCGGCTTACTCGCGTGGGGTGTCGGCAGCTTTGACCTTGGCCCACTACAAGGCCAACCCAATATCGCACCAATGCTTGGCCTCGTCGTGGCACTCGCATTCTTCTTCAATTGCATCATTGCCGTCATCATCGGTGGCACGGTTCCACTCGTACTCAAAGGTCTCAAAATGGACCCCGCCATGGCTTCCGGGCCAATTCTCACTACCATCACCGACGTTTGCGGCTTCGCGCTCATCTTCGGCCTCGCCACCTGGCTTATCATTCCATAA